GATTTTATTGACTTTGATATTCAACGTTTGTTACTACATAAACTCACACAGTATGGTCCTTCTCTTGCAGCAGGTGACCTGAATGGAGATGGGAAAGATGATCTGGTGGTCGGAGGTGGTTCTCCGTTTCATGCTTCTACTTTTATACAAGGAGCAAATGGTCGTTTTACCAGGAACTATTTACCTGGATATAAAAGTCCACAATACCAGGATGATGCAGGCATCAACTTAATAGATGCAGACAGTGATGGTGATCTGGATATTTTTATTGTTTCTGGTGGTGCAGAAAACCAGCCGCAAACAAAAGCTTATACCGATCATTTCTATCTCAATGATGGCAAAGGAAATTTTACTGAACTGACCGCTGACTTTACCAATAATCGCACAACAAAAAGTTGTATCAGTGCTTTTGATTATGATCAGGATAATGACCTGGATCTGTTTATTGGTGGCAGGGTAATACCTGGAAGATATCCTATGCCTACCAATAGTTTTATTTACAGGAATGATTCAAAAAATGGGAAAATAGTATTCACCGATGTCACTTCCAAAGTAGCACCTGATCTCTTGAATATTGGAATGATCACTGCTGCATTATGGACCGATGCAGATGCAGATGGCAAAACCGATCTTTTATTAACTACTGATTGGGGAAGCATACAGCTTTTGAAAAATAGCGGTAATACATTTAAGAAAACAGCAACTTCTTTGACAAATTTTACCGGATGGTGGAATAGTCTTATAGCAGCTGATATGGATAATGATGGTGATATAGATTATGTTGCCGGTAATTATGGACTGAATGGTTTTCTACAAGCTTCTGATCAGCATCCACTAAAAGTATATGCCAAAGACTTTGATAACAACTCCAGCTTAGATGTGGTATTCAGTCATTGGTTACCGGGCTCTATTTACGGTGAGAAAAAAGAATATCCTGTAGCAGGAAGAGATTTGATCTTAAGAGAAATGAGTGTTTTGAAAGAACGTTTCCCGAATTATGCAGGATATGCCAAAACAGAAATGAGTCAATTATTCCCGCCGGAAATAGCTAAGGACGCATATCAACTAAGCGCCAATTATTTACAAAGCTGTTGGATCGAGAATAAAGGATCTTTGAACTTTGAGGTACATGCACTGCCAGCCCCTGCTCAAATGGGACCTATATATGGAATCATTGCACGTGATCTTAATATGGATGGCAGAACGGATTTGATCTTTACCGGTAATGAATATTCAATGGCTCCCTACCTCGGAAGACAAGATGCGCTGAATGGTTTGGTGTTACTCAATAAGAAAAACAATGAGTTTGAATCCATGTCGATTGCAGCATCAGGTTTTTATACTCCTGCCAATGGCAGAGGGTTGGTTGAACTGGTAATACAAGATCGTTTAAGCGTGGTAGCCGGACAAAATAGAGATCTGTTGAAGATATTCAGTTTGGCCAAAGACAGTGCTTCATTTGTAAAAACAACACCTGCTGAAACACATGCGATCGTTTATTTAAAAGACGGTACAAAAAGAAAAGAAGAATTCAGTTCGGGTCATGGATTCCTTTCACAATCGGTCAACTTTATTCATTTGAATTCATCGGTGGCTTCAGTTGAAATATTTACAGGCAATAAAAAAAGCAGAACAGTTAAACCCTGATCTTTATGAAAAGTCGTTATCGGTTTTGGGCCCCCTTTTTGCTGATCGCAGCTGTTATCAGCAGTTGTAGTTCTTCTAAAGAAAAAGACCATTCAAAGCTTCATGAGCTTCAGTATGAGTGTGTGCAGCGGCTCACCGATGTGATTGTTTATGATATTGTGAATCCGCCTGTCGCCAGCAGAATGTATGCATACAGTAATCTCGCATATTATGAAGCACTTCGACCAACAAACTCTACCTATTCAAGTTTATTGCCAAAACTGCATGGCTTTACGGAACTCGCTTCTCCTGATACCACACAGCGACATGATTTCAGGCTATCGGCGGTGATCGCATTCATGAAAGTGGCAGAAGCATTGGTCTTTTCAAAAGACAGTATCAAAACAGGGAGAGAAGTATTGGTAGATCACTTCAGTGATCTGGATAAAGAAGTGTATACTAATTCTGTTGTCTGGGGAGAAGCAGTGGCAGATCATATTTTGAAGAGAGCATCTAAAGATGGATATAAGCTTACCCGAGGCATGCCAAAATTTAGTGTATTGAAAGAAACCGGAATATGGCAGCAAACACCTCCTGATTATGAAGAAGCAGTTGAACCCAACTGGCGATTGATCCAACCGCTATTATTGGACTCTGCGTCACAGTTCAAACCTGTGAGACCCCCTGCTTACAGCATCAATCCATCTAGTCAGTATTATAAAGAAGTGAAGGAAGTATATGACCTGAGTAAAAATCTTACGGATGAACAAAAACTGATCGCGCGTTTTTGGGACGACAATCCCTTTGTATCGGAACACAAAGGACATTTGACCTATGCCAATAAAAAGATGACGCCAGTAGGTCACTGGATGTGCATTACAGGGCTTTTGGGCAGTCAATCAAAGAAGTCTACCCTTGAGATCGCAAGAGTATATGCATTAACTGCTGCTGCTATTTTTGATGGTTTTATCTCAACCTGGGAGGAGAAATATACCAGTAAAACTGTACGCCCTGTAACGGTTATACGTGAACATATTGCTTCTGAATGGAATT
Above is a genomic segment from Sediminibacterium sp. KACHI17 containing:
- a CDS encoding vanadium-dependent haloperoxidase; protein product: MKSRYRFWAPFLLIAAVISSCSSSKEKDHSKLHELQYECVQRLTDVIVYDIVNPPVASRMYAYSNLAYYEALRPTNSTYSSLLPKLHGFTELASPDTTQRHDFRLSAVIAFMKVAEALVFSKDSIKTGREVLVDHFSDLDKEVYTNSVVWGEAVADHILKRASKDGYKLTRGMPKFSVLKETGIWQQTPPDYEEAVEPNWRLIQPLLLDSASQFKPVRPPAYSINPSSQYYKEVKEVYDLSKNLTDEQKLIARFWDDNPFVSEHKGHLTYANKKMTPVGHWMCITGLLGSQSKKSTLEIARVYALTAAAIFDGFISTWEEKYTSKTVRPVTVIREHIASEWNSLLQTPPFPEYTSGHSVISAAAATVLSAVFGNNTAFRDTTELPYLGLERNFTSLSAASDEVSMSRMYGGIHYRSAVMNGQKQGQQIGDYFNRTFYNK